Proteins from a single region of Desulfolutivibrio sulfoxidireducens:
- a CDS encoding M16 family metallopeptidase, with amino-acid sequence MPIKKAFQCTILPDGPAVLTERMPAVRTVSLGIWIPAGSRHEASAQEGMAHFWEHMAFKGTTSRTARQIALQFDLLGGLADAYTSREHTCFTIRAAADHLPTGFDILSDIALFPRLDPEEMEREKDVILQEIGMIEDTPDDRLLESLWEAAWDDPGMGHPITGTAQTVSGYEASDLWSWRAANYRPESMVVAAAGAVEHQALVDMTARAFASLPQATPCPTASRAGVPAFVPGTLGLERDVEQTHVAMGFPLPGNADPGRFARAALSTILGGNMSSRLFQEVREKRGLAYAVSSDVNALADMGLLEIHAAVDPARTGELLDVVSEQLRIIAKDGATRDELVHVREHLRGLLHLGAESTENRMIRLAKNHLLFGRHVPLSETAAKIAGITLEGVQKAARDILDPDRMVLGILGPTIDPAWLRRSRP; translated from the coding sequence ATGCCCATAAAAAAAGCCTTCCAGTGTACCATCCTGCCAGACGGCCCGGCCGTTTTGACCGAACGCATGCCGGCCGTGCGCACCGTGAGCCTGGGCATCTGGATCCCGGCCGGCTCGCGCCATGAGGCGTCGGCCCAGGAGGGCATGGCCCATTTCTGGGAGCACATGGCCTTTAAGGGCACGACATCCCGCACGGCCCGCCAGATCGCCCTGCAATTCGATCTCCTGGGCGGCCTGGCCGACGCCTACACCTCCCGGGAACACACCTGCTTCACCATCCGCGCGGCGGCCGACCATCTGCCCACGGGCTTCGACATCCTGTCCGACATCGCCCTTTTCCCGCGCCTGGACCCCGAGGAGATGGAGCGCGAGAAAGACGTCATCCTCCAGGAAATCGGCATGATCGAAGACACCCCGGACGACAGGCTTCTGGAGTCGCTGTGGGAGGCGGCCTGGGACGATCCGGGCATGGGCCATCCCATAACCGGCACGGCGCAAACCGTCTCCGGCTACGAGGCGTCGGACCTGTGGTCCTGGCGCGCGGCCAACTACCGCCCCGAATCCATGGTCGTGGCCGCGGCCGGGGCTGTGGAGCATCAGGCCCTGGTGGACATGACCGCCCGGGCCTTTGCGTCCCTGCCCCAGGCTACCCCCTGCCCGACGGCGAGCCGGGCCGGGGTCCCAGCCTTCGTGCCCGGGACCCTGGGCCTGGAACGCGACGTGGAGCAGACCCACGTGGCCATGGGCTTCCCCCTGCCCGGCAACGCCGATCCCGGCCGCTTCGCCCGGGCCGCCCTGTCCACCATCCTCGGCGGCAACATGTCCTCGCGGCTCTTCCAGGAGGTCCGGGAAAAACGCGGCCTGGCCTATGCCGTCTCCAGCGACGTCAACGCCCTGGCCGACATGGGCCTGCTCGAGATTCACGCCGCTGTGGACCCGGCCCGTACCGGCGAACTGCTGGACGTGGTTTCCGAGCAACTCCGGATCATCGCGAAAGACGGCGCGACCCGGGACGAACTCGTCCACGTGCGCGAACATCTGCGCGGGCTGTTGCACCTGGGCGCGGAGTCCACGGAAAACCGCATGATCCGGCTGGCCAAAAACCATCTGCTTTTCGGCCGCCACGTGCCCCTGTCCGAGACCGCCGCGAAGATCGCCGGGATCACCCTGGAGGGCGTCCAAAAGGCCGCCCGGGACATCCTCGACCCCGACCGCATGGTGCTTGGCATCCTCGGTCCGACCATCGACCCGGCCTGGCTGCGAAGGAGCCGCCCATGA
- a CDS encoding O-acetyl-ADP-ribose deacetylase: MTPAEHVFPVGPGRLRLISGDITRLRVDAVVNAANPSLAGGGGVDGAIHRAAGPRLLAACLAIVRQTGPLPTGQAVATPGFDLPAAHVIHTVGPVWRGGTHDEHGLLVSAYRESLLVAQRHGVRTVAFPAISCGVYGFPVELAAPAALRTLRQGLMDALVAEAVMCLFSASALKFWHIVATSVLAGDA; the protein is encoded by the coding sequence ATGACCCCGGCCGAACATGTCTTTCCCGTCGGCCCCGGCCGTCTGCGTCTCATTTCCGGCGACATCACCCGGCTTCGGGTCGATGCCGTGGTCAACGCCGCCAACCCCTCCCTGGCCGGTGGCGGCGGGGTGGACGGGGCCATCCACCGGGCCGCCGGGCCAAGGCTTTTGGCCGCCTGCCTGGCCATCGTGCGCCAGACAGGCCCCCTGCCCACGGGCCAGGCCGTGGCCACCCCCGGCTTCGACCTGCCCGCCGCCCACGTCATCCATACTGTGGGCCCCGTCTGGCGCGGCGGCACCCACGACGAGCACGGCCTTCTCGTCTCGGCCTACCGCGAAAGCCTTCTTGTGGCCCAGCGCCACGGCGTCCGGACCGTCGCCTTTCCGGCCATAAGCTGCGGGGTCTACGGATTTCCCGTGGAGCTGGCCGCGCCGGCGGCCTTGCGGACCCTGCGCCAAGGCCTTATGGATGCCCTGGTGGCCGAGGCCGTGATGTGCCTTTTTTCGGCCTCCGCCTTGAAGTTTTGGCATATTGTGGCCACCTCGGTCCTGGCCGGGGACGCGTAA
- a CDS encoding DUF1778 domain-containing protein: protein MPQANSPSRSGNINIRVALEQRNLIDQAASLCNKTRTDFILEAATKAARDAILDQVLYPVSAERFEAFQRLLDSPPEENERLRVLMARKPRWGK, encoded by the coding sequence ATGCCTCAGGCAAATTCGCCGAGCCGTAGCGGGAATATCAACATCCGGGTGGCTTTGGAGCAGCGCAACCTGATCGATCAGGCCGCCTCGCTTTGCAACAAGACCCGGACGGATTTCATCCTTGAAGCGGCGACCAAGGCCGCGCGGGACGCCATTCTCGACCAGGTGCTGTACCCTGTCTCGGCCGAGCGGTTCGAGGCGTTCCAGAGGCTTCTGGACAGCCCCCCGGAAGAGAATGAACGCCTGCGCGTTCTCATGGCCCGCAAACCCCGGTGGGGGAAGTGA
- the hslV gene encoding ATP-dependent protease subunit HslV, producing MDIRGTTILAVRDAHGVAVAGDGQVTFGQAVAMKHGAKKVRRLYKDRVLVGFAGATADAFTLFERFEAKLEEYGGNLVRSSVELAKEWRKDKYLRRLEAMLIVADAENVLVLSGTGDVIEPDDGLTAIGSGGPYALAAARALARETDLPAREIAAKAMAIAAELCVYTNDRVTIETLEKK from the coding sequence ATGGACATACGTGGAACGACGATCCTGGCGGTGCGCGACGCGCATGGCGTGGCTGTGGCCGGCGACGGGCAGGTGACCTTCGGGCAGGCCGTGGCCATGAAGCATGGGGCGAAAAAGGTGCGGCGGCTGTACAAGGACCGGGTTCTGGTGGGGTTTGCCGGGGCCACGGCGGATGCGTTCACGCTTTTCGAGCGCTTCGAGGCCAAGCTTGAGGAATACGGCGGCAACCTGGTGCGTTCCAGCGTGGAACTGGCCAAGGAATGGCGCAAGGATAAATATTTAAGGCGGCTTGAGGCCATGCTCATCGTGGCCGACGCGGAGAACGTGCTGGTGTTAAGCGGCACCGGGGATGTGATCGAGCCCGACGACGGGCTGACGGCCATCGGCTCCGGCGGCCCATACGCGCTGGCCGCGGCCCGGGCGTTGGCCCGGGAGACGGATCTTCCGGCCAGGGAGATCGCGGCGAAGGCCATGGCCATTGCGGCGGAATTGTGCGTGTACACCAATGACCGGGTGACCATTGAGACGTTGGAGAAAAAATAG
- a CDS encoding HD domain-containing phosphohydrolase — MAILARLLRKQNLDALFLRTVRLLGPGWRVCVAEEDRIVLPAGEGGLCPGPADSRVLAAPVRLDKIPVGRVMLLPPAGGGRDLPDHAQDVLDLVCTAVEEILTRENIRRILASETLQKYRELSLLHRATLSFNQSLRPRDVAAALLAEFRSGDIPAEGGVIFLRKAGTTEHVPQLSFGLAKKCGLERVAQSTLFWDVLKSGKPEIINDLSSDKRWHGEVPALTAMLIAPLVSSNQCVGVLALGACGPPRFDANHLQYVGTIASVAGIAMGNALNFESVQLLIKSLMQALATAIDARDPFTAGHSQRVARLAVALSKAVHEDRTYFPAVRFTENDMQEILYAGLLHDVGKIGIREQVLTKSTRLPREHLDIIGQRLALWSEVTGNPWAEDFEALARINASDGITRDDTALIGRIAKNEITAGGRVLPMLTDEEIQVLLIPRGNLTAEERREIERHPAESYRILQHIPFPENMRRLLTIIFQHHERLDGSGYPSGLRGGDILLQSRIIAIVDIYDAITMERHYKPALSRDRALAILAQEAAAGRIDADLARLFSEKNDEIEEDAMRMALGTEGEEYLTDPSTGESPGRDDTTSTRA; from the coding sequence ATGGCCATTCTCGCCAGGCTTTTGCGCAAACAGAATCTCGATGCGCTTTTCTTAAGGACCGTGAGGCTTCTTGGCCCCGGCTGGCGCGTCTGCGTGGCCGAGGAGGACCGCATCGTCCTTCCGGCCGGGGAGGGCGGCCTTTGTCCCGGTCCGGCCGACTCCCGTGTCCTGGCCGCTCCGGTGCGCCTGGACAAGATCCCCGTGGGCCGCGTCATGCTGTTGCCGCCGGCCGGGGGAGGCCGTGACCTCCCGGACCATGCCCAGGACGTGCTCGACCTTGTGTGCACGGCCGTGGAGGAGATCCTGACCCGGGAGAACATCCGTCGGATTCTGGCCTCCGAGACCCTGCAGAAGTATCGGGAACTCTCGCTTTTGCACCGGGCCACATTGAGTTTCAACCAGTCTCTGCGGCCGCGGGATGTGGCGGCGGCGCTTTTGGCCGAGTTTCGGTCCGGGGACATCCCGGCCGAGGGCGGCGTCATTTTTCTGCGCAAGGCCGGCACCACGGAGCACGTGCCGCAACTGTCCTTCGGACTGGCCAAGAAGTGCGGCCTGGAGCGCGTGGCCCAGAGCACGCTGTTCTGGGATGTGCTCAAAAGCGGCAAACCCGAGATCATAAATGACCTTTCCTCGGACAAGCGCTGGCACGGCGAGGTTCCGGCGCTGACGGCCATGCTCATCGCGCCGCTGGTGTCCTCCAACCAATGCGTGGGCGTCCTGGCCCTGGGGGCCTGCGGCCCGCCCCGCTTCGACGCCAACCATCTCCAGTACGTGGGCACCATCGCCTCGGTGGCCGGCATCGCCATGGGCAACGCGCTCAATTTCGAGAGCGTGCAGCTTCTGATCAAATCCCTTATGCAGGCCCTGGCCACGGCCATCGACGCCAGGGACCCCTTCACCGCCGGGCATTCCCAACGCGTGGCCCGGCTGGCCGTGGCCCTGTCCAAGGCGGTGCACGAGGACCGGACATATTTCCCCGCGGTGCGGTTCACGGAAAACGACATGCAGGAGATCCTCTACGCCGGGCTTTTGCACGACGTGGGCAAGATCGGCATCCGGGAACAGGTGCTCACCAAGTCCACCCGCCTTCCCAGGGAACACCTGGACATCATCGGCCAACGCCTGGCCCTGTGGAGCGAGGTGACGGGGAACCCCTGGGCCGAGGACTTCGAGGCCCTGGCGCGCATCAACGCCTCCGACGGCATCACCCGCGACGACACGGCCCTGATCGGACGCATCGCCAAGAACGAGATCACGGCCGGCGGCCGGGTCCTGCCCATGCTCACCGACGAGGAAATCCAGGTGCTGCTTATTCCCCGGGGCAACCTGACGGCCGAGGAGCGCCGGGAGATCGAGCGCCATCCGGCCGAGAGCTACCGCATCCTCCAACACATCCCGTTTCCCGAGAACATGCGCCGCCTGTTGACCATCATCTTTCAGCACCACGAACGCCTTGACGGCTCGGGCTATCCTTCGGGGCTTCGGGGGGGCGATATCCTCCTGCAAAGCCGGATCATCGCCATCGTGGACATCTACGACGCCATCACCATGGAGCGCCATTACAAGCCGGCCCTGTCCCGGGACAGGGCCCTGGCCATCCTGGCCCAGGAAGCGGCGGCGGGACGGATCGACGCCGATCTGGCGCGGCTTTTCTCCGAAAAAAACGACGAGATCGAGGAAGACGCCATGCGGATGGCCTTGGGCACGGAAGGCGAGGAATACCTGACCGATCCGTCGACCGGGGAGTCGCCGGGCAGGGACGATACAACGTCCACGCGCGCCTGA
- the fabZ gene encoding 3-hydroxyacyl-ACP dehydratase FabZ translates to MPSHTPNVPTIQDIFSILPHRYPFLLVDRVIEFEPGVRLRAIKNVTVNEPFFQGHFPGLPVMPGVLILEAMAQTGGLFMGQSQTEPLGDKIFLFTGMDKVRFRKPVVPGDQLVLTCFEARHKFTLWKMRATAEVDGRRVAEAELSAAMVDRSSIV, encoded by the coding sequence ATGCCCAGCCACACCCCGAACGTCCCGACCATTCAGGATATCTTTTCCATTCTGCCCCACCGCTACCCGTTTCTGTTGGTGGACCGGGTGATCGAATTCGAGCCTGGCGTCAGGCTACGGGCCATCAAGAACGTGACGGTCAACGAGCCTTTTTTTCAGGGCCATTTCCCGGGTCTGCCGGTCATGCCCGGGGTGCTGATCCTCGAGGCCATGGCCCAGACCGGTGGGCTGTTCATGGGTCAAAGCCAGACCGAGCCGCTTGGGGACAAGATCTTCCTGTTCACCGGGATGGACAAGGTGCGCTTCCGCAAACCCGTCGTCCCCGGGGATCAATTGGTGCTGACCTGCTTCGAGGCCAGGCACAAGTTCACCCTGTGGAAGATGCGGGCCACGGCCGAGGTGGACGGACGCCGCGTGGCCGAGGCGGAACTCAGCGCGGCCATGGTTGACCGTTCGTCCATCGTCTGA
- the argB gene encoding acetylglutamate kinase codes for MALCESEHEKARLLLEALPYIREFFGKTVVIKYGGHAMVDEDLKRAFALNIILLKYVGINPVIVHGGGPQIGRMLDQLGIACQFRQGLRVTDTATMDVVEMVLAGRINKQIVSLINRHGGMSVGLSGKDGNLIQARKLEMVLERKDAPPEIIDLGKVGEVTGINATLINTLKGQGFIPVIAPVGVDEEGETYNINADAVAGAVAVALSAKRLVLLTDVAGVLDAKGELISSLDLREASVAIEEGTVKGGMIPKMKCCMEAVDGGVEKAHVIDGRVENSIILEFFTTRGIGTEIVHRKKRAERG; via the coding sequence ATGGCGCTGTGCGAGAGCGAGCACGAAAAGGCCAGGCTTCTTTTGGAGGCCCTGCCGTACATCCGGGAGTTTTTCGGCAAGACCGTGGTCATCAAGTACGGCGGCCACGCCATGGTGGACGAGGACCTCAAACGGGCCTTCGCCCTGAATATCATTTTGCTCAAATACGTGGGCATAAACCCGGTCATCGTGCACGGCGGCGGCCCGCAGATCGGGCGGATGCTCGACCAGTTGGGCATCGCCTGCCAGTTCCGGCAGGGGCTGCGGGTCACGGACACGGCCACCATGGACGTGGTGGAGATGGTGCTGGCCGGGCGGATCAACAAGCAGATCGTCAGCCTCATAAACCGCCACGGCGGCATGAGCGTGGGGCTTTCTGGCAAGGACGGCAACCTCATCCAGGCCCGAAAGCTGGAGATGGTCCTGGAGAGAAAGGACGCCCCGCCGGAGATCATCGACCTGGGCAAGGTGGGCGAGGTCACGGGCATCAACGCCACACTCATCAACACCCTCAAGGGGCAGGGCTTTATTCCGGTCATCGCCCCGGTCGGGGTGGACGAGGAGGGCGAGACCTACAACATCAACGCCGACGCCGTGGCCGGGGCCGTGGCCGTGGCCCTTTCGGCCAAGCGGCTGGTGCTTCTGACCGACGTGGCCGGGGTGCTCGACGCGAAGGGGGAACTGATCTCGTCCCTGGATCTGCGCGAGGCCTCGGTGGCCATCGAGGAGGGCACGGTCAAGGGGGGCATGATCCCCAAGATGAAGTGCTGCATGGAGGCCGTGGACGGCGGGGTGGAGAAGGCCCACGTCATCGACGGCCGGGTGGAGAATTCGATCATTCTGGAGTTTTTCACCACCAGGGGCATCGGCACGGAGATCGTGCACCGCAAAAAGCGGGCGGAGAGGGGGTAG
- a CDS encoding OmpH family outer membrane protein, translating to MVGIFRTLCFVAALMILPLSAAAQGKVGVVNLDEAFANSQAGKTALAQLKTKFEAREKTLAQQGEDLKKIQADLQKKSVALSQDAMKSQVADFEGKARKYTEDRNKLQQEAQEAQQQLLQPLLTRLQKVMSDFAKKGGYSVLMEARSVPYFDPALDVTDAIRQEFDKTK from the coding sequence ATGGTCGGGATTTTTCGGACGCTTTGCTTTGTAGCCGCACTCATGATCCTGCCGCTTTCGGCCGCGGCCCAGGGCAAGGTCGGCGTCGTCAACCTTGACGAGGCCTTTGCCAATTCCCAGGCCGGGAAGACGGCCCTGGCGCAGCTTAAGACCAAATTCGAGGCCCGTGAGAAAACCTTGGCCCAGCAGGGCGAGGACCTCAAAAAAATTCAAGCGGATCTGCAGAAAAAAAGCGTGGCCCTGTCCCAGGACGCCATGAAAAGCCAGGTGGCCGATTTCGAGGGCAAGGCCCGGAAATACACCGAGGATCGTAACAAGCTGCAGCAGGAGGCCCAGGAGGCCCAGCAGCAGCTTTTGCAGCCCCTGTTGACCCGCCTGCAGAAGGTCATGTCCGACTTCGCCAAGAAAGGCGGCTACAGCGTGCTCATGGAGGCCCGAAGCGTCCCCTATTTCGATCCGGCCCTGGACGTGACCGACGCCATCCGCCAGGAATTCGACAAGACCAAATAA
- the pyrR gene encoding bifunctional pyr operon transcriptional regulator/uracil phosphoribosyltransferase PyrR, with product MKRQRRILSAEDMTRTIERLAFEIIERHDQGCGLALIGIQRRGVELAQRVKKVLEGRLGCDILSGKLDINLYRDDWTHSNVQPHIGETYIPFDINDKKIVLVDDVLFSGRTIRAALEAILDYGRPRKVELLVLIDRGHRELPIQADYVGKKVQTALGEHVDVHLAELDGEDNAYLVR from the coding sequence ATGAAACGACAGCGCCGCATCCTCTCGGCCGAGGACATGACCCGGACCATCGAGCGACTGGCCTTCGAGATCATCGAACGCCACGACCAGGGCTGCGGCCTGGCGCTTATCGGCATCCAGCGCCGGGGCGTGGAACTGGCCCAGCGCGTCAAAAAGGTCCTGGAGGGAAGGCTTGGCTGCGACATCCTCTCGGGCAAGCTGGACATCAACCTCTACCGCGACGACTGGACCCATTCCAACGTCCAGCCGCACATCGGCGAGACGTACATCCCCTTCGACATCAACGACAAAAAAATCGTCCTGGTGGACGACGTGCTCTTTTCCGGCCGGACCATCCGGGCCGCCCTGGAGGCCATCCTGGACTACGGCCGGCCCCGCAAGGTGGAACTTCTGGTCCTTATCGACCGGGGACACCGGGAACTGCCCATCCAGGCCGACTACGTGGGGAAGAAGGTCCAGACCGCCCTGGGCGAGCATGTGGACGTGCACCTGGCCGAGCTCGACGGTGAGGACAACGCCTATTTGGTGCGCTAG
- a CDS encoding GNAT family N-acetyltransferase has product MIRTPSPLAAEHDVVSFQSGEPVLDDWLRRRALANQASGASRTYVIADEKRVIGYYALAAGAVTATDAPGKVRRNMPDPIPVMVLGRLAVDRDWQGRGLGFDLLRDAVLRTLRAAEIAGIRALLVHALHERAGAFYEHAGFRRSPVRPLTYVLTLADAQKALAFRG; this is encoded by the coding sequence GTGATCCGCACTCCGTCGCCTTTGGCCGCGGAACATGATGTCGTCTCGTTCCAGTCCGGCGAGCCGGTCCTGGATGACTGGCTCAGGCGCAGGGCGCTGGCCAATCAGGCCAGCGGGGCGTCGCGCACGTATGTCATCGCCGATGAAAAAAGGGTGATCGGCTATTACGCCCTGGCCGCCGGGGCTGTGACCGCGACCGACGCGCCGGGGAAGGTGCGCCGCAATATGCCCGATCCCATTCCCGTGATGGTGTTGGGGCGGCTGGCGGTGGATCGGGATTGGCAAGGCCGGGGGCTTGGTTTTGATCTCTTGCGGGACGCCGTGCTTCGGACGCTGCGGGCGGCGGAGATTGCCGGCATCCGGGCCCTGCTCGTCCACGCCCTGCATGAACGGGCCGGGGCGTTTTACGAACATGCGGGGTTTCGCCGCTCTCCTGTGAGGCCCCTGACGTACGTCCTGACGCTCGCTGACGCGCAAAAAGCCTTGGCCTTCAGAGGATAA
- a CDS encoding IscA/HesB family protein, which produces MVEITEAARRELDGYFADKEKAPIRIYLSAGGCSGPRLALALDEAKDTDDLFEADGYQFIVDKDLAVQATPMRVDMSHMGFSIQSSLELGGGGCGCSGGSCSSGSCTPGSCCS; this is translated from the coding sequence ATGGTCGAAATCACCGAGGCCGCCCGCCGCGAACTGGACGGGTATTTCGCGGACAAGGAAAAAGCTCCCATTCGCATTTATCTCTCCGCCGGTGGGTGCTCCGGGCCCCGTCTGGCCCTGGCCCTTGACGAGGCCAAGGACACGGACGATCTCTTCGAGGCGGACGGCTACCAGTTCATCGTGGACAAGGATTTGGCCGTACAGGCCACGCCTATGCGCGTGGACATGTCCCACATGGGGTTTAGCATCCAGTCGAGCCTGGAACTTGGCGGGGGCGGTTGCGGCTGCTCCGGAGGATCGTGCTCGTCGGGTTCCTGCACCCCGGGGTCCTGCTGCTCATAG
- a CDS encoding response regulator transcription factor, whose translation MPGKILIVDDEVHIRMLLEQTLEELEEDHGVEILSASNGEEGLRLIREHRPDVVFLDIMMPKLNGYEVCQRVKEDGETSACNIVLLTAKGQEVDRKQGLEMGASRYMTKPFDPDEVLKVARDLLDIPE comes from the coding sequence ATGCCCGGAAAGATTCTCATCGTGGATGACGAGGTGCACATCCGCATGCTCCTGGAGCAGACGCTGGAGGAGTTGGAAGAGGATCATGGCGTGGAGATTCTGTCCGCCTCCAACGGTGAGGAAGGGCTTCGGCTCATCCGCGAGCACAGACCCGACGTTGTTTTCTTGGACATCATGATGCCCAAGCTCAACGGGTACGAGGTCTGCCAGCGGGTCAAGGAAGACGGCGAGACCAGCGCCTGCAACATCGTCCTTTTGACCGCCAAGGGACAGGAAGTGGATCGCAAGCAGGGGCTGGAGATGGGCGCGAGCAGGTATATGACCAAGCCTTTCGATCCCGACGAAGTCCTCAAGGTGGCCAGGGACCTCCTGGATATTCCGGAGTAG
- a CDS encoding IscA/HesB family protein — protein MVELTDAARQQLDGYFADKEKASIRIYLSSGGUAGPRLSLALDEPKDTDDLFEAGGYQFLVDKDLSLQAGPMKVDMTYMGFSVQSSLELGAGGCGGSCSSNSSCSC, from the coding sequence ATGGTCGAACTTACCGATGCCGCCCGTCAGCAGCTCGACGGGTATTTCGCCGACAAGGAAAAGGCCTCCATCCGCATCTATCTCTCCTCCGGCGGGTGAGCCGGCCCCAGGCTTTCTTTGGCTCTGGACGAGCCGAAGGATACCGACGACCTCTTCGAGGCCGGGGGCTATCAGTTTCTTGTGGACAAGGACCTGTCGCTTCAGGCCGGTCCCATGAAGGTGGATATGACCTACATGGGGTTTAGCGTCCAATCCTCCCTGGAATTGGGCGCGGGAGGGTGCGGGGGGTCGTGTTCCTCGAACTCGTCGTGTTCCTGTTGA
- the hslU gene encoding ATP-dependent protease ATPase subunit HslU, with protein MESMTPREIVAELDKYIIGQDQAKRMVAIAMRNRWRRRRIDPALRDEIAPKNILMIGPTGVGKTEIARRLARLAGSPFFKVEATKFTEVGYVGRDVESMVRDLMEIGVNLVRREEMERVKEKAERNAEERLLDLLLPKPGPRYTPSGAMEMPEALDAGREDPPSGGELGPGSSTREKLRKLFRDGALDDRTVRVEVNAASPQVEIMAMPGMEDMGVQFKDMLGKMFPPRKKSRSMRVREAYEILLQEESERLVDMDKVTEAAKERVEQTGIIFIDEIDKICGGRQGSGPDVSREGVQRDLLPVVEGSTVNTKYGMVRSDHILFIAAGAFHFSKPSDLVPELQGRFPLRVELTALTAEDFHRILTEPKNALTVQYVELLKTEGVALSFSPEALLEVADFARKVNEETENIGARRLYTIMEKILSDLSFEASERAGEAVVVDRDYVRDKLSDVSEDRDLSRYIL; from the coding sequence ATGGAGAGCATGACCCCTCGCGAGATCGTGGCCGAGTTGGACAAGTACATCATCGGCCAGGACCAGGCCAAGCGCATGGTGGCCATCGCCATGCGCAACCGGTGGCGCCGGCGGCGCATCGATCCGGCGCTTCGCGACGAGATCGCGCCGAAAAACATCCTGATGATCGGCCCCACGGGAGTCGGCAAGACCGAGATCGCCCGCAGGCTGGCCCGGCTTGCCGGGTCGCCCTTTTTCAAGGTCGAGGCCACCAAGTTCACGGAGGTGGGCTATGTGGGCCGGGACGTGGAGTCCATGGTCCGGGACCTGATGGAGATCGGGGTGAACCTGGTGCGCCGGGAGGAGATGGAGCGGGTCAAGGAAAAGGCGGAGAGAAACGCCGAGGAGCGGCTTTTGGATCTGCTTCTGCCCAAGCCCGGGCCGCGCTATACCCCGAGCGGGGCCATGGAGATGCCGGAGGCGCTTGACGCCGGCCGGGAGGATCCTCCGTCCGGCGGGGAATTAGGGCCCGGTTCGTCCACGCGGGAGAAGCTTCGGAAGCTTTTCCGGGACGGGGCCCTGGATGATCGCACGGTGCGGGTGGAGGTGAACGCGGCCTCGCCCCAGGTGGAGATCATGGCCATGCCGGGCATGGAGGACATGGGGGTCCAGTTCAAGGACATGCTGGGCAAGATGTTTCCGCCGCGAAAAAAGTCCCGGAGCATGCGGGTCCGGGAGGCTTACGAGATCCTCTTGCAGGAGGAGAGCGAGCGCCTGGTGGACATGGACAAGGTCACCGAGGCGGCCAAGGAGCGGGTGGAGCAGACGGGCATCATCTTCATCGACGAGATCGACAAGATCTGCGGCGGCCGGCAGGGCTCGGGCCCGGACGTGTCCCGGGAGGGCGTGCAGCGGGACCTTCTGCCGGTTGTCGAGGGCAGCACGGTGAACACAAAGTACGGCATGGTCCGCTCGGACCACATCCTTTTCATCGCGGCCGGGGCCTTTCACTTCTCCAAGCCGTCGGACCTGGTGCCGGAGCTGCAGGGCCGGTTTCCCTTGCGGGTGGAGCTGACGGCGCTTACGGCCGAGGATTTCCACCGCATTCTGACCGAGCCCAAAAACGCGCTCACGGTGCAGTACGTGGAGCTTTTAAAGACCGAGGGCGTGGCCTTGAGCTTTTCGCCCGAGGCCCTTCTGGAGGTGGCGGACTTTGCCCGCAAGGTCAACGAGGAGACCGAGAACATCGGGGCCAGGCGGCTTTATACCATCATGGAGAAGATCTTAAGCGACCTGTCCTTCGAGGCCTCGGAGCGTGCCGGGGAGGCGGTGGTGGTGGACCGGGACTATGTGCGGGACAAACTGTCGGACGTCTCGGAGGATCGGGACCTGTCCAGGTACATCCTGTAG